Proteins from one Heterodontus francisci isolate sHetFra1 chromosome 42, sHetFra1.hap1, whole genome shotgun sequence genomic window:
- the LOC137355349 gene encoding L-threonine ammonia-lyase, whose product MNLAAQFLFSRSMSNKPPKKISSEDEEYDPFWRSGEEAQQNHQRSAVSGDSCHHRAGPIGNGCPTLRQRAINPERLKDFGEDEYLEKDVKTWEMKVTGHSETLLSNTPNMTEHRPSRTSETGSGQVRFEDISAAAFKIQNGVQKTPCTYSRLSKQYGMDIYLKKEYLHYTGSVKERGVWYLLTSLSQEQQRKGVILASDNNFSKAVAHHATELHVPVFIIVPTHTSPGKVKMCREYGAMVITYGSSAQDSRSHAKKLASENGYLYLQEEDSALYLAGLGTMGLEVYEQVNKLDAVILPAGGQCNLLAGAAAPIKHLNPSITVIGVEPESYPTLQQSLKVGHPPVDSAYTNHRLYGELVNSSFGSNAFQMTKKLIDKIVTVKGEDILLAILRLMEYERAAVDAEGALGLAAVVAGKLPELKGKRVVIALCSGNLDVALMRQCLDRALVLDNKLCKFSLQMADCAGDVAKLLEILAREEARVLDISQERSFVTSDIFSVKVTCVIEVRDRAQALQLQRTLSERYPTLTWLEQ is encoded by the exons ATGAATCTCGCAGCCCAGTTTCTGTTTTCGAGGTCCATGAGCAACAAACCTCCCAAGAAGATCTCTTCCGAAGACGAGGAATATGATCCCTTTTGGAGAAG TGGTGAGGAAGCTCAGCAGAATCACCAACGTTCAGCCGTGAGCGGTGATTCCTGTCACCACAGGGCTGGCCCAATCGGGAATGGGTGCCCCACGCTTCGGCAGAGGGCGATAAACCCGGAAAGGCTCAAGGACTTTGGGGAGGATGAGTATCTGGAAAAAGACGTCAAGACATGGGAAATGAAAGTTACAGGCCACTCGGAAACACTGCTCAGCAATACCCCGAACATGACAGAGCACAGGCCCAGCAGGACCTCAGAAACTGGCAGCGGACAGGTTCGATTTGAGGATATCAGTGCAGCTGCCTTTAAAATCCAGAACGGAGTCCAGAAAACCCCCTGCACG TATTCCAGGCTCTCTAAGCAATATGGCATGGATATTTACTTGAAGAAGGAATACCTGCACTACACCGGCAGTGTGAAAGAGCGAGGGGTGTGGTACTTGTTGACATCGCTATCGCAG GAACAGCAGAGAAAGGGTGTGATCCTGGCATCAGACAACAACTTCTCCAAGGCCGTGGCTCACCACGCCACGGAGCTCCATGTCCCCGTGTTCATTATTGTGCCTACCCACACCTCGCCAGGCAAGGTGAAAATGTGCCGTGAGTACGGAGCCATGGTGATTACCTACGGAAGCAGCGCGCAGGATTCCCGGAGCCATGCAAAAAAACTGGCCAGTGAGAACGGTTACCTCTATCTGCAGGA GGAGGACAGTGCACTTTACTTGGCGGGACTGGGGACCATGGGACTTGAGGTTTACGAGCAGGTAAACAAGCTGGACGCAGTGATACTGCCAGCGGGAGGACAGTGCAATCTCTTGGCAGGGGCTGCGGCCCCCATCAAACACCTGAACCCAAGCATTACTGTTATT GGTGTGGAGCCTGAGAGTTAtccaacactgcaacaatccctcaAGGTGGGCCATCCTCCAGTTGACTCAGCCTACACCAACCACAGATTATATGGAG AATTAGTCAACTCTTCTTTTGGCAGTAATGCCTTTCAGATGACTAAGAAACTAATAGATAAGATCGTTACTGTTAA GGGGGAGGACATCTTGCTTGCCATCCTTCGCCTCATGGAGTACGAGAGGGCTGCAGTGGATGCTGAGGGAGCCTTAGGCCTTGCTGCTGTGGTTGCTGGGAAACTACCAGAACTCAAAGGCAAACG AGTGGTCATTGCTCTGTGCAGTGGGAATCTGGATGTTGCCCTGATGCGTCAGTGTCTGGATAGGGCCTTGGTCCTGGACAACAAACTGTGTAAGTTCTCCCTCCAAATGGCCGACTGTGCTGGAGATGTCGCAAAATTACTGGAGATACTTGCTCGTGAAGAAGCACG GGTGTTGGATATTTCTCAGGAACGGTCATTTGTCACCTCAGATATCTTCAGCGTTAAG